From the genome of Bactrocera neohumeralis isolate Rockhampton unplaced genomic scaffold, APGP_CSIRO_Bneo_wtdbg2-racon-allhic-juicebox.fasta_v2 ctg2550, whole genome shotgun sequence:
CGGAAAGAGCGGCGGCGTTTGTCGCGCCTGTTCACTGGCACTTCCTTGTGACTGCGAGGGTGATACGGCTGGAAGGTGTACCACATGCGGCGCATCGTCTGCACGTGGCAGGCTCGCCATCGTCGCCTCGGATACCGCATGTGCATCGGCAGCCATCGCCTGCTCAAGGGAACCGGGTTGAAGGACGATGACAGGCGCTCGGAGTTGGCAGAGGACGGAACGGGATACCGGCCGCCGTTGGTGGAGCCGGAAACGTCTCCTGAGGATTGCGAATGAGCTACCGTGGTGCTGCTTCCAGCGCTGTATTTATTATGCTCGATGCGTTGCTTCTTCACATGCGGCGACCTCGAACGCCGCACTGCACCGTCGTCAGTGTTCTCCATTGCGACTGCATCACAATTTGCGGCGTGATCTCTGCGTAGAGAATACAAAGTACCACGCCTATCAGGCGTGCCGCGAACGTCGCATTCACCAGAGAGCGACGGAGTCGGCAGGTCTTGCGCTGACAGGCACTGCGAGCCAGTCAGGGCTGACGCGTCACTGTTCATCCAATGGTCAAGAGAGAGGTGATGAAGgcttaatgataaaaaaaaaaaaagacagagAGGAGGGAGAAGGGAGGAACAGGCAATGAACaccaaacaacaagaaaaaaagccAGTAGGCGGGGATAAAGGTTGCCCAAAAGAAAATGGCTTGCTAACCAGATTCgcagaaaatggaaaaacggAGAACGAAAGTGCGTTTCTGTGTGTAagagagaaagaggaagaagaCGTCCATACACCGCCGCTTGCGGGAAAATGCAAGCAACCCCAACGCGTGAAACGGAGAGCAGCGCAAGCAACAAAGTTGAGCTTTGCTcctgttcttgttttttttttctgtgattTCCTTAAAGCTGCAGAGGAGTTACGTCGAACATGAcgcattcaaaaaaaaaaaacaaaaaagcaaaatgaaacaacaagaaaaaaaagaaacagcaATAACACCGTAGCAAGAGAACCGTGTCCTTTAGCAGTTTTCCTCGTAGTCGTACATGCAAGACTCTACGACCGATAGCAGGTTCTTGTTCTCCAACGCCGCGGCGACGCGCTCCTTGTCATTGAGCTGCTTATTCACCTGCTCTTCCTGGTCATGCGTACCTGGGGTCACGTAGACGTCAATCTTCGTGTACTGAGGCAAGGAGCGTTGCAGTTTCAACGAGATGCTGAGGCCGATGAGAGCCGTCAGGCTGCAGTGAAGGGGAACCGTGGGCGTGAACATGACCTTTACGTACTTGCGTCCGTTACTGAAGTCGACGGTGATCAGGGAGGGTTCCACCACTTTTAGTTGCTCCAGTGTGTTTGGGTGTTCAGGGTCGCGGATACGACGAATAATCTCAAAAATTTCCCAGGCATCAATTGGGTCCTCGACCGCTTCATTGTGCTCGGCCGCCTTATCTTGACAAGTACGACCGCCGCCTTCAATTTCTTCATGGACAACGGGAGAAGGATTCGCCAAGGCCGTCATTGGGAAGCGCTGGTTGCTCTTGGTATGGTTTTGCCACCGCTGTTGTTGGTTCTTCGCCTTTCTTTCGGTCCTCACTCTTTCTCTTTGTGTCCTATGGAAAGACAGGGCTCACTGTGTGTGGGGGAGAGAAAAGACGTGTGGATGTGGAAAAAAGAATGAGGGGTGTGTACGCACTATGAAAAGCAACAGTGGTAAGCACAAGGAAAGACAAGACGGTACACACGTGCATGCAGCGGAGGTGGAGAGAGTGAATTCGAGTGGACGTTCCAGTCAGTGGACAGCAAACGGCATTTTAATTGGGCCTGCGCTTCTTGCCTTGCACTTACACTCCGCTGTGAACAGCACGGATATTGAGTCAATTGTGTACGAATCACCTTTCTGCACTCTTTGTAGACGGTCGAGAACCGCCAAGTCTTTCAGGATCGCGCGGATCGTCTTTCTCGTGTTTGTGTTCAAACAAATTTATGCGttgttattaaacaaaaaaaaaaggaaaatgaatGAAGCGGCAACTGCAGCCCGCATCGTCGATTGACAGCGAGTGGGGTGGCAATCcgcaaaagaacaaaaaaagagACTGAAAGGACAGGCGCAAAAGAGAAGCTTTTCTGCCTTCCTTTTTTAAAAGTGTTATCTCTTCTCTTTTCCTCCCCTTTCGCGCCGCTGACGACGGTTCGAAAGGGCAGAAGCTAAGCGAAAAAAGGGCAGAAAAGAGGGGCGCCACCCACAATAGCCGCGGGCTCTCTTTCCACAGACTGACGAGCATGGAAAGTGGTGTTAGGACGCAAATGCCACAAAGATACGAAGAAAAACAGTCAGTAGAAACAAGGAAGGACAAGGGGAGAGGAAAGCCGCGttgggtcaaaaaaaaaagcatttagTTGCGACGCTGGCTGGGGCGTCTCTGTGGGCTCCCGCTTCCCGCCCCGCTGTTGCTGGCTGGGACTCTTACGCGCCTGCGGGCTGCCACCCTGCTGCGACACACCCTTCGCGGGGCTGGGGCTCGCACCCTTTTGCTGCTGGCTGGGGCGCCCCTGCGAGGCTTGCACCCCCGGCGCGGAGTTGTTGGCTGTTGCGCGCCTGAGCGGGGCTGCTGCTACCCTCAGCACGTGCCGCCTGCCCGGAGGCATCTCCTCTGTGAGAGAGTCTTTGTCGTCCTCCTCCTCCTCTTCTTCCTCTTCGTCGTCGTCTTTTCCTCGTCATCGTCTTCCTCGGATTCGGCACCCGCCGCGACTTCGTCCGACATTCCCTCCTCGTCGGTGTCTTCGCTGTCGCTGGGCGCTGTGGGGTCGACGGCACCGTCTTCGCTGCTGTCCTCCTCCTCTTCGTCTTCTTCCTCCTCCTCTTCTTCCTCAGCTGCCTCGTCGGCGGCGGCAGCGCGCTGCTTCTGGTCAGCTTCAATAGGGAGGAGAGCTCGCTGTCATCGTCATTGTTTTCGTCCTCGAGGTCGGACTCCCCCACCTCGCTGCTGGTCATCTCTTCATCGTCCTCCTCGCTGGCACCGGCGCCGGCGGCCTTCTCCTCGACGTCGGCGTCGTCGTCGGCATCTGAAAGATTGACGAAGGGGTTGGCGTCGGCCTCCTCCAATTCGCGGATGTAGCCGGTGCAATGAACCCCGCTCGAGCCTTTGGCGTGGAACAGTACCGATTGGGCAGCGTTGAAGACAAGGTCGGTGGAGGCCTGCAAAACGTTCTTCTCCGCCTCCACCGTAGCCAGCGGGTGGGACTTCCCGTCAACGGTGACGTAGAGTGTCGTGCGGCCCGTGGCGTTGTGGGGCAGCGCAATGATGCTGAGATGGAAGCCGTGGCTGGGTGGAATCGCCAGCTTGTGCTCCTTGCCGGGGTTGACCTGGAATGCGTGGAATTCCTCCATGATGAACCGGAACGaactgaaaaaagaaaagaatgaGTGAGCGAGGATAAGGCAAAGTTGCTGAAGGGAGTCTTTGGCGTTGTTTGAAAGACAGtgagaggaaaaaaaaaaaaaaaaagaaagtgagagaaagagagagagagataaagGAGTCGGGTGTCAGCACAAAGGCATTCTCATCGCTCACAAAGTGACAGCCCCCAGGGTGGctttaaaaaaaagagagaatcTGCTTTCATCAGAGTTCATCATAGAGCTTCAAGAAAGCACCAGTTCTGTGTCATAATAGTGCAGCGCGATCGCCTCTGCAGAGGGGCTTACCGTTGACGCAAAGACTCTTTCACTGCCGCCTGCCGTCTCTCCTGCACCATGTACAGCGtactttttttctctttccgTTCTTTCTTTCAACGACAATGAGTCTCTGTCTGTGGatcttctttgttttttgtttctttttctttttcaagatGACAGGACACTGCGGAATCCGTGTAGAGCAAAAACGCAAGTGGACAACCGGATGAGGAAAAATAAGGTCAAAGAAAgatgctacaaaaaaaaaaaaaggaggagGAATGTACAGAGAGCAGTGTGACTGCACCCGTGACGCTTCGCTCAGTGGTGCGTCCTTTATGCCCCACGTACCCTTCCTCCCTTCTTTTCTTCTTTCGTTGTCACAAATGGACTTTCGACTCTCTGGTTTCCCTTCCGCAGCGAAGTGAATCAAGTTTCAGGGTTTTTAGGGGAGGTGGTTTGctcagttttttgtttttttctctcCTGTCTTGCACGAGTGTGCGAGTGTGGTCTCTCTCGTCATTGAACAAGTGATGCGGCGATTTCACTGCGACGCCTACGGGGAGcggttttttttggttaaacgTTGAAGAATTATGACAAAGGGAAAGGgagaaaaggaagaagaaaaaagaaagaaaagaagaaaaggaaGCGGGAAAAGAGGTCTCGTTCTCCTGTTATCTGTAAACGGTAGCTTTGGTCAAAGGGACAAGAAAcagaaaaggaaaaaaggacaaaaaaggGTGTAAAGGACTTACGTTGTTTAGTTTAGTTAGCGAGTGAGAGAGAGAAGTAGCAAAAATAGGGGAAAGTGTCTGTTTACTAGAAGAGGTTAGGCAGCGCGCTCCCCCCCCCCCCGTTTCAACGAAGCAGCGGCGGGTGTGATGATTCAAAGGCTACGGGGGAGGGGAAAAAAGAGGGAAGAGGAGAGGGAGAGGGTCCAGTTGGGACCCGGTTTGCCCTCACGGTGTGACGCCCGCCACCCGAACGGCCTGGCGGCGGCGGGGCAGCCGGACGGAAGCCTTGTCTGGCGAGCGTTGGCAACGTGCGGTGTCAGCACACTCATGTTGATCCTTGGGACGGGAAGATTTAGTTGCGACCACGGAAGCCGCCGCGGCCACCACGGAAGCCGCCACGATCTCCGCCGCGACCACCGCGGAAGCCGCCGCGATCTCCACCACGACCACCGCGGAAGCCACCGCGATCTCCACCACGACCACCGCGGAAGCCACCGCGATCTCCACCGCGACCACCGCGGAAGCCACCGCGATCTCCACCGCGACCACCACGGAAGCCACCGCGATCTCCACCACGACCACCGCGGAAGCCACCGCGATCTCCACCGCGGCCGCCGCGCTCCTGGCGCTGGAATTTCTGCAGGACACCATCGTCGTCGGAGTCCTCGTCGTCCTCGTCTTCATCCTCGCCCTCGTCGTCCTCGTCGTCCTCGTCTTCGCCCTCGGAGTCCATGTCGGCGCCCTCTTCGTCGTCCGAGTCCTCGGGCATCTCCTCGTCGCTGGGCATTTCGTCGT
Proteins encoded in this window:
- the LOC126766796 gene encoding uncharacterized protein LOC126766796; this encodes MVQERRQAAVKESLRQRSFRFIMEEFHAFQVNPGKEHKLAIPPSHGFHLSIIALPHNATGRTTLYVTVDGKSHPLATVEAEKNVLQASTDLVFNAAQSVLFHAKGSSGVHCTGYIRELEEADANPFVNLSDADDDADVEEKAAGAGASEEDDEEMTSSEKQRAAAADEAAEEEEEEEEDEEEEDSSEDGAVDPTAPSDSEDTDEEGMSDEVAAGAESEEDDDEEKTTTKRKKRRRRTTKTLSQRRCLRAGGTC
- the LOC126766795 gene encoding MIP18 family protein F45G2.10-like, coding for MTALANPSPVVHEEIEGGGRTCQDKAAEHNEAVEDPIDAWEIFEIIRRIRDPEHPNTLEQLKVVEPSLITVDFSNGRKYVKVMFTPTVPLHCSLTALIGLSISLKLQRSLPQYTKIDVYVTPGTHDQEEQVNKQLNDKERVAAALENKNLLSVVESCMYDYEENC